A portion of the Bacillus thuringiensis genome contains these proteins:
- a CDS encoding GGDEF domain-containing protein: MLRDLFVNTTIILSFIFVGGQLLRDKPLKEGFSFGQKCVVGIFTGILGILLMYFGVHVGTILLDLRYLAVILAVIIGGPIASTITIGMILVTRLLFMDYSLASQVAFYTIIAIGIGSIFISRMKLSLGEKWVWLHAYILSILIPALYIWLIKDIHIVGLYLISSIITGYITFISAKYVLQSNGLFQTMKQYATIDALTSLGNVRQFDLEMNRHIGNKRMKNDSLCLLLIDIDHFKHVNDTYGHPAGDEVLKQVGHILREMSAFPDLVFRKGGEEFALLIPRKGIAYGIRIGEQTRIAVEKHSFQLLDGTKIKITVSVGISEYKESPEQFIQAADDALYYSKRNGRNKVSSAS, from the coding sequence ATGTTAAGGGACTTATTTGTAAATACAACAATTATTCTTTCCTTTATTTTTGTTGGAGGTCAGCTTTTAAGAGATAAGCCGTTAAAAGAAGGATTCTCTTTTGGGCAGAAATGTGTAGTGGGCATTTTTACTGGGATATTAGGTATATTACTAATGTATTTCGGTGTTCATGTTGGTACTATCCTATTGGATTTACGCTACTTAGCAGTTATTCTAGCTGTTATTATTGGAGGGCCGATAGCGAGTACTATAACAATTGGTATGATTTTAGTAACAAGGCTGTTGTTTATGGATTATTCATTAGCTTCTCAAGTGGCTTTTTATACAATCATTGCGATAGGAATAGGGAGTATCTTTATTTCGCGAATGAAGCTTTCTTTAGGGGAAAAGTGGGTATGGTTACACGCATATATTTTATCTATTCTAATCCCAGCGTTATATATATGGCTAATTAAAGACATTCACATAGTGGGATTATATTTAATTTCTAGTATTATTACAGGTTACATAACATTCATAAGTGCAAAATATGTTTTACAATCCAATGGGTTATTTCAAACGATGAAGCAATACGCAACGATAGATGCATTGACAAGCCTAGGAAACGTAAGACAATTTGATTTAGAGATGAATCGTCATATTGGTAATAAGCGTATGAAAAATGATTCACTTTGTTTACTACTTATAGATATTGACCACTTTAAGCATGTAAATGATACGTATGGGCACCCAGCGGGAGACGAAGTGTTAAAACAAGTAGGGCATATTTTGCGAGAAATGTCAGCATTTCCGGATTTGGTTTTTCGAAAGGGTGGAGAGGAGTTTGCGCTTTTGATACCAAGGAAAGGAATAGCTTATGGAATTCGTATTGGGGAACAAACTCGTATAGCTGTTGAAAAACATTCATTTCAATTGTTAGATGGAACGAAAATAAAAATTACAGTTTCGGTAGGGATTTCAGAATATAAAGAATCACCAGAGCAATTTATTCAAGCGGCGGATGATGCGTTATACTACTCGAAACGAAATGGTAGAAATAAGGTTAGTTCTGCATCTTAA
- a CDS encoding YbdD/YjiX family protein, whose protein sequence is MLKKLWQVWEERKRFISLLVGVPSYEVYVEHMKKHHPEEEVVCQKQFFAEAQEARFNAKGGKISRCC, encoded by the coding sequence ATGCTTAAAAAGCTGTGGCAAGTATGGGAGGAAAGGAAGCGCTTTATTAGTTTGCTTGTTGGGGTACCAAGTTATGAAGTATACGTAGAGCATATGAAAAAGCATCATCCAGAAGAAGAGGTTGTATGTCAAAAGCAGTTTTTTGCTGAGGCACAAGAAGCGAGATTTAACGCAAAGGGTGGAAAAATATCACGTTGTTGTTAA